In one window of Halopiger aswanensis DNA:
- a CDS encoding LUD domain-containing protein gives MSDSSRLNADRIRTLLETESDEIKENTRLFNAERYDAVDGVGADAHDRNRTRAREIKEEAIERLPDLIRRTRDAVEANGGTVYVADTAADANRYIRETLAEKDADSVVKSKSMTTEEIELNDALEAADLDVWETDLGEFVIQVAEEAPSHIVGPSLHKSREEITELFEREFDPDESLDSAQKLTAFAREFLGERIDDADVGITGANFVMAESGSIALVTNEGNARKCASIPDTHVAVAGIEKIIPSIDELEPFAELISRSATGQDIPQYLSILTPPVETPTIDFDREDEPAFGNGDADRDFHLVLVDNGRRRMRQDDDLRETLYCIRCGACANSCANFQSVGGHAFGGETYTGGIATGWEAGIEGLDVAEEFNDLCTGCSRCVNACPVKIDIPWINTVVRDRINRGKDPGFDDLLVDGLVPDEEASGTPLRKRFFGNFETVAKLGSATAPLSNVVAATGVARKAMETTLGIDTRRDLPTFERTTLREWAIDRDTTVEDPVRRVALYPDVYTNYVRTERGKAAVRVLEALGCEVVVPDVGGSGRAPLSQGMVATATEKAENVASSLLAYLEADYDVVVVEPSDLAMFRREYEKLLPAEQQERLADGSYEILEFVYGLLENGANPDALTAGDGEGVAYHSHCQQRTLGLESYTEAVLKRLGYDVLTSDVECCGMAGSFGYKSEYYELSMDVGEHLAEQFEGAVDERTVVASGTSCTEQLDALLSPGTRHPIELLDPVNPAGR, from the coding sequence ATGAGTGACTCATCACGACTGAATGCTGACCGCATTCGTACGTTACTCGAGACGGAGAGCGACGAGATCAAGGAAAATACGCGCCTGTTCAACGCCGAGCGGTACGACGCGGTCGATGGAGTCGGCGCGGACGCACACGATCGGAACCGAACCAGAGCGCGGGAGATCAAGGAGGAGGCGATCGAGCGCCTCCCGGATCTGATCCGCCGGACCAGGGACGCCGTCGAAGCCAACGGCGGGACGGTGTACGTCGCGGACACCGCCGCCGACGCGAACCGGTACATCCGGGAGACGCTGGCGGAGAAAGACGCCGACAGCGTCGTGAAATCGAAGTCGATGACGACCGAAGAGATCGAATTGAACGACGCCCTCGAGGCCGCCGACCTCGACGTTTGGGAGACGGACTTGGGTGAATTCGTCATCCAGGTTGCCGAGGAGGCGCCGTCGCACATCGTCGGGCCCTCGCTGCACAAGTCCCGCGAAGAGATCACGGAACTGTTCGAACGCGAGTTCGACCCGGACGAGTCGCTCGACTCCGCGCAGAAGCTGACGGCGTTCGCCCGGGAGTTCCTCGGCGAGCGTATCGACGACGCCGACGTCGGCATCACGGGAGCGAACTTCGTCATGGCCGAGAGCGGATCGATCGCACTGGTGACCAATGAGGGAAACGCCCGCAAGTGCGCGTCGATTCCCGATACGCACGTCGCCGTCGCCGGAATCGAGAAGATCATCCCGTCGATCGACGAACTCGAGCCGTTCGCGGAACTCATTTCCCGATCGGCAACCGGGCAGGACATCCCGCAGTATCTGTCGATCCTGACGCCCCCGGTCGAGACGCCGACGATAGACTTCGATCGTGAAGACGAGCCCGCATTCGGGAACGGCGACGCGGACCGGGATTTCCACCTCGTGCTCGTCGACAACGGTCGGCGCAGGATGCGACAGGACGACGACCTCCGCGAGACGCTGTACTGCATCCGGTGTGGGGCCTGCGCGAACTCGTGTGCGAACTTCCAGTCGGTCGGCGGCCACGCCTTCGGCGGCGAGACGTATACGGGCGGTATCGCCACGGGCTGGGAAGCCGGAATCGAAGGGTTGGACGTCGCCGAGGAGTTCAACGATCTCTGTACCGGCTGCTCGCGCTGCGTGAACGCGTGCCCGGTGAAGATCGACATTCCCTGGATCAATACGGTCGTCCGCGACCGCATCAATCGGGGTAAGGACCCCGGGTTCGACGATCTGTTGGTCGACGGCTTGGTCCCCGACGAGGAGGCGAGCGGGACGCCCCTCCGCAAGCGCTTCTTCGGGAACTTCGAGACCGTCGCGAAGCTCGGCAGCGCGACAGCTCCTCTCTCGAACGTCGTCGCCGCCACCGGCGTCGCCCGGAAGGCGATGGAGACGACGCTCGGGATCGACACCAGACGCGACCTGCCGACCTTCGAGCGGACGACGTTGCGCGAATGGGCCATCGATCGGGATACGACCGTCGAGGACCCGGTCCGTCGCGTTGCTCTGTATCCGGACGTCTACACGAACTACGTCCGAACCGAGCGCGGCAAGGCCGCCGTCCGCGTCCTCGAGGCGCTCGGCTGCGAAGTGGTCGTTCCGGACGTCGGTGGCTCCGGACGCGCGCCGCTCTCTCAGGGAATGGTCGCGACGGCGACGGAGAAAGCAGAGAACGTCGCATCGTCGCTTCTCGCGTACCTCGAGGCCGATTACGACGTCGTCGTCGTCGAGCCGAGCGACCTGGCGATGTTCCGCCGCGAGTACGAGAAGTTACTCCCCGCCGAGCAGCAGGAACGGCTCGCCGACGGGAGTTACGAAATTCTCGAGTTCGTCTACGGACTGCTGGAAAACGGTGCGAACCCCGACGCTCTGACAGCAGGTGACGGCGAGGGGGTCGCATACCATAGCCACTGTCAGCAGCGAACGCTCGGTCTCGAATCGTACACGGAGGCGGTCCTGAAGCGGCTCGGATACGACGTGCTCACCTCGGACGTGGAGTGCTGCGGCATGGCCGGCAGCTTCGGCTACAAGAGCGAGTACTACGAACTCAGTATGGACGTCGGCGAACACCTCGCCGAACAGTTCGAGGGAGCGGTAGACGAGCGAACGGTCGTCGCCAGCGGAACGTCTTGTACGGAGCAACTCGACGCGCTCCTGTCGCCGGGAACCCGCCATCCGATCGAACTCCTCGATCCGGTCAATCCGGCTGGGCGGTAA
- a CDS encoding UxaA family hydrolase produces the protein MKGEVLGDLALHMTADDTVVTAIDDLEAGTEIPYDGGTVGLVEDVPFGHKIALVAGEPGDTVVKYGESIGRLTEPVEAGEWVHTHNCESTRGRGDIVEADAEVV, from the coding sequence ATGAAAGGGGAAGTACTCGGGGACCTCGCCCTGCACATGACCGCCGACGATACCGTCGTTACGGCTATCGACGATCTGGAGGCCGGAACCGAGATCCCCTACGACGGCGGAACGGTCGGACTCGTCGAAGACGTCCCGTTCGGGCATAAGATCGCCTTGGTCGCGGGCGAACCCGGAGATACCGTCGTGAAGTACGGCGAGAGCATCGGTCGGCTGACCGAACCCGTCGAAGCGGGTGAATGGGTGCATACTCACAATTGCGAGAGTACCCGCGGACGCGGCGACATCGTCGAAGCCGATGCGGAGGTGGTCTGA
- a CDS encoding mandelate racemase/muconate lactonizing enzyme family protein: MSESAASTGTIQTVETALYRVPNEQTLEDATQSFDTLEIVALTAESDDGHRGLGFTYTIGRGGAAVKRFLDDELVPLVEGQPIAPRTVRSSLRGETTFIGREGISEFAVAAVDIAIWDLLGKHTGLPLCELLGGTREPVPMYETDGGWLQYNADTLVENARKVADRGFAGMKMKVGSAIDRDVERVRAVRETLPEELDLMLDGNCSYTVPEARQLANRLDDTAITWFEEPLPKGDYASYADLRRRVDVPIATGENFYNETQFRQVIDRNAVDYLQPDVCRVGGITPWMTVAEQAVANGLSVSPHYIEPIHAHLACACDTVPVIEHHSTVLDELLAEPVAVDNGRITPPDRPGHGLSFADVDQYRTA; the protein is encoded by the coding sequence ATGAGCGAGTCAGCAGCGAGTACTGGAACCATCCAGACCGTCGAGACGGCCCTCTATCGAGTTCCGAACGAACAGACGCTCGAGGATGCGACCCAGTCGTTCGATACGTTGGAGATCGTCGCGCTCACCGCTGAATCCGACGACGGCCATCGGGGCCTCGGGTTCACGTACACGATCGGTCGCGGCGGTGCGGCGGTGAAGCGGTTCCTCGACGACGAACTCGTGCCGCTTGTGGAGGGGCAGCCGATCGCTCCGCGCACCGTTCGGTCATCCCTGCGGGGTGAGACGACGTTCATCGGACGCGAAGGGATCAGCGAGTTCGCCGTTGCCGCGGTTGACATCGCGATTTGGGACCTGCTCGGCAAGCACACCGGCTTGCCGCTGTGCGAACTGCTCGGCGGAACCAGAGAGCCGGTGCCGATGTACGAGACCGACGGCGGTTGGCTCCAGTACAACGCCGATACCCTCGTCGAAAATGCACGGAAGGTCGCCGACCGCGGGTTTGCCGGGATGAAGATGAAGGTCGGCTCGGCGATCGACCGAGACGTCGAGCGGGTCCGTGCGGTCCGAGAGACGCTTCCCGAGGAACTGGATCTCATGCTCGACGGCAACTGCTCGTACACCGTCCCGGAAGCACGCCAGTTGGCGAACCGACTCGATGACACCGCGATCACCTGGTTCGAAGAACCGCTCCCCAAGGGCGATTACGCTTCGTACGCTGATCTCCGCCGTCGCGTTGATGTGCCGATCGCCACGGGAGAAAACTTCTACAACGAGACGCAGTTCCGGCAGGTAATCGACCGCAATGCAGTCGACTATTTGCAGCCGGACGTCTGCCGTGTCGGCGGTATCACGCCGTGGATGACCGTCGCAGAGCAAGCGGTTGCGAACGGACTCTCCGTGTCGCCCCACTACATCGAACCGATCCACGCACACCTCGCCTGCGCGTGCGATACTGTTCCGGTCATCGAACACCACTCGACCGTTCTCGACGAACTTCTCGCGGAACCGGTTGCGGTCGACAACGGTCGGATCACGCCGCCGGACCGCCCGGGACACGGACTGTCGTTTGCGGACGTAGACCAGTATCGGACCGCGTGA
- a CDS encoding UxaA family hydrolase: MSAPDTDAGTVDDGTEPLDESIEAFRRVTSEVGVRNRILVVPSVICSHIVADRIAQATDNAVSTPHDHGCAQIGADHEQTERTLLNLAQNPNIAGATVVGLGCEHLQSGPFAERIADAGVPVRETAIQNAGGSDACIEEGKKATTELAADAAEADRTDATLSDLTVGVVSSDLAPTTREIADPLVGEAVDTLLEAGARVLVTGTERLVSSADAAADRAETDTVGDELRDTIERTADQPGNVRGIARRATELPFRSVVGAWGSGTVSEVVPYGCRPSVTDGLVVVDSPSRFEEATTALAAAGASIVIHVTAEGVPTGHPVVPVCKVTGDGETADALEDDIDIDARSATPDELLAELHRVAGGKPTAAEQHGLTKFAINRVGPSM, encoded by the coding sequence ATGTCGGCGCCCGATACCGACGCCGGGACTGTCGACGACGGTACGGAGCCGCTCGACGAATCCATTGAGGCCTTTCGTCGGGTGACATCCGAGGTCGGCGTTCGGAACCGGATACTCGTCGTGCCGTCGGTCATCTGTTCGCACATCGTCGCAGACCGCATCGCACAGGCGACCGACAACGCCGTCAGCACCCCGCACGACCACGGTTGCGCTCAGATCGGCGCCGATCACGAACAGACCGAGCGGACGCTCCTCAATCTCGCGCAGAATCCGAATATAGCCGGCGCAACCGTCGTCGGTCTCGGCTGTGAACACCTGCAGAGCGGACCGTTCGCGGAGCGCATCGCCGACGCCGGCGTTCCGGTTCGCGAAACGGCTATTCAAAATGCGGGTGGTTCCGACGCCTGCATCGAGGAGGGGAAGAAGGCGACGACCGAACTCGCCGCCGACGCGGCGGAGGCTGACCGTACCGACGCCACGCTCAGCGATCTCACCGTCGGAGTCGTGAGTTCGGACCTCGCGCCGACTACCCGCGAGATCGCGGATCCGCTCGTCGGCGAGGCGGTCGATACGCTGCTCGAGGCGGGCGCTCGTGTCCTCGTAACTGGGACGGAGCGACTCGTAAGCAGTGCGGACGCGGCCGCCGATCGCGCCGAGACCGACACGGTCGGCGACGAGCTCCGCGACACGATCGAACGAACGGCGGATCAACCCGGAAACGTCCGGGGAATCGCCCGACGAGCGACCGAATTACCGTTCCGGTCAGTCGTGGGCGCGTGGGGTAGCGGAACCGTCTCGGAGGTCGTTCCCTACGGCTGTCGGCCGTCGGTTACCGACGGACTCGTCGTCGTCGACTCGCCGTCGCGTTTCGAAGAAGCGACGACGGCGCTCGCGGCGGCCGGCGCTTCGATCGTCATCCACGTCACCGCCGAAGGCGTTCCCACGGGACACCCGGTCGTTCCCGTGTGCAAAGTGACGGGGGACGGCGAGACCGCCGACGCGCTCGAAGACGACATCGATATCGACGCACGGTCGGCGACGCCGGACGAACTGCTCGCGGAACTGCATCGGGTGGCCGGCGGGAAACCGACGGCGGCAGAACAACACGGTCTCACGAAGTTCGCGATAAACCGCGTCGGTCCGTCGATGTAG
- a CDS encoding UxaA family hydrolase, whose translation METFKGYERPVGPAGVRNFVAVLPISVGASPVADEIASRAGENVRATPHQMGADPPKQAREQIERTLSGIGQNPNVGAALVVELGTESIAADDIADEIAAMERTVETLSIRDVGGTTAALETGTDCARELWDEITDQRRIECDVSELRFGVECGGSDATSGIAANPAVGAACDLLVEDGGTATFSETPEFIGAEHILADRCVNEDIREKLLDRVDRREANAHLMGVDFRGAQPSPGNQEGGLTTIEEKSLGAISKGGTTPVRGIVDYAEQLPVGGGLVLMDTPGYDVESVVGKVAGGAQVIAFTTGRGSTTGNPIAPVIKVTGNPKTADRLANNMDVDASTVIEGESIGSVGKRIYETVRSVASGERTAAEVRRLEEFAINELQPNELADLEGEA comes from the coding sequence ATGGAGACGTTCAAAGGATATGAACGCCCGGTTGGACCAGCGGGCGTGCGGAACTTCGTGGCAGTCCTACCGATATCGGTAGGTGCATCGCCGGTTGCTGACGAAATAGCCTCTCGAGCGGGCGAGAACGTTCGGGCGACCCCTCACCAGATGGGCGCCGATCCGCCGAAACAGGCGCGCGAACAGATCGAGCGGACCCTCAGCGGCATCGGACAAAATCCGAATGTTGGTGCGGCGCTCGTCGTCGAACTCGGAACGGAATCGATCGCTGCAGATGACATCGCCGACGAAATCGCCGCGATGGAACGCACCGTCGAGACCCTCTCGATACGAGATGTCGGCGGAACGACGGCCGCCCTTGAGACGGGCACAGACTGTGCGAGGGAGCTCTGGGACGAGATTACGGATCAACGCCGCATTGAGTGTGATGTGAGCGAACTTCGGTTCGGCGTCGAGTGCGGCGGTTCGGACGCGACCAGCGGTATTGCCGCAAATCCAGCGGTCGGCGCAGCTTGCGATCTGCTCGTGGAGGACGGCGGGACGGCCACGTTCTCTGAGACGCCGGAGTTCATCGGTGCTGAGCACATCCTCGCCGACCGATGCGTGAACGAAGACATTCGCGAGAAGTTGTTAGACCGGGTCGACCGAAGGGAGGCGAATGCCCATTTGATGGGTGTCGACTTTCGGGGAGCCCAGCCCTCGCCCGGAAATCAGGAGGGGGGACTCACGACTATCGAGGAGAAAAGCCTGGGCGCCATTTCGAAAGGTGGGACGACACCCGTCCGCGGAATTGTCGACTACGCCGAGCAGTTACCCGTTGGCGGCGGGTTAGTATTGATGGACACACCCGGCTACGATGTCGAAAGCGTCGTCGGGAAGGTTGCTGGCGGTGCGCAGGTGATCGCGTTCACCACCGGCCGGGGCTCAACGACCGGCAACCCGATTGCGCCGGTGATCAAGGTGACCGGTAACCCGAAGACGGCAGATCGACTCGCGAACAATATGGACGTCGACGCGAGCACGGTTATCGAAGGCGAGTCGATCGGCTCAGTCGGCAAACGCATCTACGAGACAGTACGTTCGGTCGCAAGCGGGGAGCGGACCGCCGCGGAGGTGCGCCGTCTCGAAGAATTCGCTATCAACGAGCTCCAACCGAACGAACTGGCGGATCTGGAGGGGGAAGCATGA